GTGTTGCGCACACCGACCGAGGATCAGTCCGATCCGGAGTTCATGCGCCGCTGTCTCCCGATCCTCGACTCCCCCGAGTACTGGGAGCACAACTGGGAGCTGCAGCCAGAACTGGTGGGAGCGGCGATCTCGGCGATCGCCTCGTCCGGGCCCGGAACGCTGATCCACTGCAGCGCGGGCCGTGACCGAACGGGGATGGTCTCGGCCCTGCTGCTCGGCAACGCGGAGGTCGCGCCGGAGGCGGTCGTCGATGACTACGCCGCGTCCGTGCACGCGATGGCGTCCACGCCGTCGCACGCAGCACAGCCGATGTCCGGTTGGACCGGGGCGAGGATCGCGGGCTGGGTTCAGGAGCGCGCACCGATCGTGCATGCGACAGCGGCCGACGCTCCTGCGATCCTTGCTCGACTCGGCGTCGATCCGGATACGCGCGAGAGCCTGCGCCACCTGCTCCTTCCCTGAGGCCGATGCCTCCGCTCTCGATGCGAGGTCCGAAGACGCCGAGCGTGATCCAGCCGGACCAGCGCGTCAGGGCGCGGGTCGCGCTTCCGGGTTGGCCCGCCCGCCGGTGATGGACAAGGAATCCCGAGGTAGTGCCCCGGGATACCGGCAGAGGTCGACGGCGGTGCCGGCGGTGAAAAGGCCGTCTGGGCACGTGTGTGTGGGAGCAGGCGACTGCTCCCGGCAACGGGAGATGGACTCGATGCAGCCTGGGTCAAGCACCGAAGTTCGCACGTCGCCGCTGCCGTCGATCGCGGGTCCGTCGGGGCCCGATCGGGAGGGCGGTGGATGGGCGAATGCGTGGGATGTGATCGAGCGGGTGCTCGTGGGGATCCGTCGCCGCGCCGATCCCGTACTCGATCGCATCGTCGGCCGCGAGGTTCGGGCCGTGCGTGGACCGGCCATCGGCCGATCCGGCCACTGTGCGACGGCGACGCGGCCGCCGACGACTGCGTGACCCCCGTGTGCCGGTGGGGTCGGCGCGGGTACGCCGTCGCTCCTGAGCCCGCGAGGGTCGTGCGCCGTGAGCGTCAGGACGCGAGGGTGTGCTCATGCTGCGCCAGGGCGTCGACCCGTGGGTGGAAGCGCGGTCGGAGGCACCACGGGTTGAGCCACACCGCCAGTTGGACGTGCCCGCCGTGATCGCCGACACCGCGCAGTGCCGCGGCTCGTGACGAGTCCCGGTGGGACGTTCGCTGTGAACGGTACGTGGGAGGCTGCTGTAACCACGGCAGGGGACTTCTCCGCGCGCGGACGCGCGCTGCTGTCACGGGGAGGTGGGGTGACACGCCGGCACAGCGAACCGCTCACCGCGATCGCCGGGTACCCACGGGCTGCGACGCGGCGGGTGACGTTTCACGTGAAACGGTCGCCGACAATGCCGTCCCGGGCTTCGCGGTGATGGTGCCCGCCGTGCGCGCTCCGTCCTACCGTTGTGCTGCCGACGTGGATGCTCCCGCGAATGTGCCTGTGCGAGGGCCGTGCGCTTCGCGTGCTGCACACGCGCTCCGAACCACAGCCCCTCGAGCTGGTCGGGATCCAGGTCCCGGCGTGCGCGTGTACTCGTCCGCCGCCGAGTCCTCCGACGGCACGGGGATGCCCTCACGTCGTGCGTCATCGCGCTGCACCGGATGCTGACGCGAGCGCAGACCCCGCCGCGTCCGGCGTCCGGTCCACCCCGAGTCCCGACCGGTCGAGCACGCGGTCGCGACCGTGCTCCTCGCAGATGGGCTCCACCCATGCCATTCGCACGGATGGCACGCCGATGGTCCGGGCGATGCTGCGCTGCCCGGACTCCCAGTCACACCGATCCCCGTGGTGATGCGGTGCGTCGGCCTCCCCGGCAGAATCGGTCGCGCTCATTCGGGAGAGCAGACGAGGACCGGTGGCCCGGATGAGACTGGCCAGGCGCCGATGCGGTGGCGCCGACTCGGAGGCTCCGGGGACCTCTCGGCCTCGACACTCACCCGAGGGACGACTGACTTCGTGCCGTGATGGGCAGCGCGCACACCGCCAAGCGCGTAGACGGGGCTGCTCCCCCGATCAGGACCGTGTGGTTCCCTGAGCCGCCGCGAGAGGTCCTCCCGCATGGGTGGGCGGTGGGGTCGACCGCTGCACGGCCCGCATGAGTCGGAGACTGCGTTCCTCGCTGCCGCGGCGCGCGGCGGCAGCAGGTCTCGGGGTGTCCCGGTTTCCGATGTTTCACGTGAAACGCACGACGGGTGGCTACATGACCGAGCGCGTCGCTGCTGGGCTACCCACCGGACGTCTCCTGGCGAAGTCGAGGGAACCTGGACTCGACCGCGCGCTCGATCGCTCGACCGCCCGTCGTTTCCGTGGCCCGGAAGAAGAGACCGCTCCGTTCCACGTGAAACATTCGGCGATCTGTCCCGAATGTTGTGGATCTCCGACCCTCCACACCGCGGATCCCAAAGGAGTTTCGGAGACAGGCGAAATCGATCGGCGGACCCGTGAACCGGCGGTTAGTCTGTGTGCCTAGCAGCGTCACGTCAGTGCTCACCACAGACGGGGTAGGAGTGAGAATGGCACAGGGTTCCGGTCGGGGTTGGTTCCGCAGGCGGCAGAGCGGGTCGGTGGAACCGGACGCGAGTCCCGCCACCTCGGATGCGGCGCCCAGCAACGTGCCGCCGCCGCCCGCCCCGTCGTTCTCCTCCGCAGAGGCCAGCCAGAGCTCGCCGCACCAGGCGGCCGCATCCGTTGCCGTCGCCGACGATGAACGCCCCGAGGCCGTGGATACCCCGGCGGTCACCGCCGCGGACGACTACGCGCGCTACGCGCCCTCCCCACCGCAGACGGAGCCAGCGCCCGAGGCCGCCACGCAGCCCCCCGTCTCGGCGACCAGCGTGGAATCGGGCGACGCTGAGGACCTCGGTGCCGCCGACACGGTGCCCGATACCGACGGCGCGGTCACGCAGGCGGACGCCGCCGCCGACTCCGATCGTCCCGCCGAGATCGACGGCGATGCGGCCGCCGAGTCGCCTCCGGCGGATGTCTCCACGGGCGCAGGGCCTGCGGAGTCGGGTGGTCCTTCCGAAGAGGTAGCATCGGATGCTGGCGCGACGGACCCGACCGTCGCGGCCACTCCCCCGTCGTCCGAGCTCCCCACCCGGCGCGTGATCGATTGGGATGCAGCTACGGCAGCCGCACTGCACGAGGAACCGCTGCCGACGTTGCACGACAACTACCCTGCCCGACCGCCCGAGACCGGAGCCGAGATCAGCACGAACGACCTGACGCAGCGCATCCTCGCTGCGCGAGCCGAACAGCCGTCGACCGTTTCACGTGGAACATCGGCGGGCGCCCCCCTCGCAGAGCAGCTCGCGGAGGAGACGCGCCGTCGTGCCGCACTCGAGTCCCAGGTGCTGCCGAAGCCGGATCGAACTCGCGTCATCACCATCTCGAACCAGAAGGGCGGCGTGGGCAAGACCACCACCGCGGTGAACATCGCCGCGGCGCTCGCCCGCACGGGATCCCGGGTACTGGTCGTCGATTTGGACCCCCAGGGCAACGCATCGACCGCACTGGGAGTCGAGCACCAGCCGGGAACCGCCAGCGTCTACGACGCACTCGTGAACGATGCGTCGCTCGAGGAGGTCGTGCAGCAGACGACCGAGCACGACAATCTCCAGTGCGTCCCGGCGACGATCGACCTCGCCGGCGCGGAGATCGAGCTCGTCTCGCTCGTCGCCCGCGAGCAGCGCCTCCAGCGCGCACTTCAGGCGTTCCTCGGGTCCGTCGACGACCACTACGACTACGTCTTCATCGATTGCCCGCCGTCGCTCGGACTCCTCACGATCAACGCGTTCGTCGCGGCGAGCGAGGTGCTCATCCCCATCCAGTGCGAGTACTACGCCCTCGAGGGGCTCTCGCAGCTGCTGCGGAACATCGAGCTCATCGAGCGTCACCTCAACCCCGCGCTCCGGGTCTCGACCATCCTGCTGACGATGTACGACTCGCGGACGAACCTCGCACAGCAGGTCGCACAGGACGTGCGCGACCACTTCCCCACCCAGGTCCTGAGCACGATCATCCCGCGCTCGGTGCGCGTCTCCGAGGCTCCGAGCTACGGCCAGAGCGTCATCGCGTACGACTACTCGTCGACGGGATCGCTCTCGTATCGTGAAGCGGCAGCAGAGATGGCTGTCCGCGGGGCACCCGTCATCGAGAGGGCGAACTAGTGGCCACGAAGCGTACCGGGCTCGGCCGCGGCATCGGCGCCCTGATCCCCACCGGTGACGACGCACCCCGCGAGCAGCGTCCCGTCGATGTCTTCTTCCCCGGTGAGGCACAGGCCACCACCGGACCCGCTTCTGTGGATCAGTCGGTTCCGGCGACGGACGGGCTCGTCTCGGTTCCCGGCGCACGGCTCGTGCAGCTTGATCCGAGCAGCATCGTGCCGAACGCGAGTCAGCCGCGCAGCGTCTTCGACCCGGACGACCTGGCCGAACTCGTGCACAGCGTTCGCGAGTTCGGCGTGCTCCAGCCGATCGTCGTGCGTCCGCATCCGGACACCCCGGGCACCTACGAACTGGTCATGGGTGAACGTCGACTCCGCGCGACCAAGGAGGCCGGGCTCGACACGATCCCGGCGGTGGTCAAGGACACGGCGAATGACGCGATGCTCCGCGACGCGCTGCTCGAGAACCTCCACCGCTCCGAGCTGAACCCCCTCGAGGAGGCGTCGGCGTACCAGCAGCTGCTGGCTGACTTCGGCATCACCCAGGAGGAGCTCGCCAGCCGGATCGGTCGCTCGCGTCCGCAGATCTCCAACACGCTCCGGCTGCTGAAGCTGCCGGAGCAGGTCCAGGTTCGCGTCGCCTCCGGGGTGCTCTCGGCCGGGCACGCCCGTGCCATCCTCTCGGTGGGTGATCCCGAGGGGATGGAACGTCTCGCGGAGAAGATCGTCAACGAGGACCTCTCGGTCCGTGCCGCCGAGGCCGCGGCGTCGACGTCGCCGAAGCCGTCCCGGGCCAAGCCGTCCGCGGGCCGCCGCCAGCACTACCTCGACGAGGTCGCCGGCCGGCTGGGTGACCGGCTGAACACCCGCGTGAAGGTGTCGCTCGGTGCACGAAAAGGCCAGATCAGCATAGATTTCGCGACCATCCAGGATCTCAACAGGATTCTCGCGGAACTCGGCGACGACGACGGGTTCAGCGCGAACGGCTGACCGAGTGCGGCTGTCGCGCGTCGCCCGTGAGTGGCCTCCACCGCGCGGCAGCCGGAGCGCGTGAGACCGGTGCTCCGTGAGCCCGGGGCCGGTGGACCCGGCTCGACTCAGTCGGTCCCGTCGGCCATCGCCTTCCGCGCGAGATCGGCGTAGACCGTTCCCGGGCGCAGCCCGGCCGCATCGATGGCCTGCGGGAGCAGCGACGTCTCGGTGAGACCGGGCAGCACGTTCGCCTCGAGGAACCACGGGGTGCCGGCCTCGTCGACGATGAAGTCGACGCGCGAGATGTGCCGCAGGCCGAGCACGGCGTGGGCGGCGAGGCCAGCATCGGCCACCGTCGCCGCGAGGGACTCCTCGAGCCGTGCGGGCGTATAGAACACCGTCTCCCCCGCGTTGTACCGCGCCTCGAAGCTGTAGTCGCCCGAGATCGGCTCGATCTCGACGAGCGGCAGGGCCACCGGGCCGTCGCCGGTGTCGACCACGCTCACCGACACCTCGGTGCCGATGATGCGACGCTCGATGATCGCCAGTTCCGAGTACGTGAACGCGTCGACGAGCGCCCGCGGCAGCGAGCCGCGCTCGTCGACGAGGGAGACACCCTGGGCGGAGCCGCCCGACGCGGGCTTGACGACCACGGGAGTGGCGAGCCGGTGCAGTACCGCGTCGAGCACGCTCGATGCCCCGAGTTCCCGGAACGCATCGCGCGTGACGGTGATCCAGTCCGGGGTCGCGACGCCCGCCGCCTGCACGACGGTCTTCGCGACCGGCTTCTGCCAGGCGAGTCCGGATGCGTTCGACCGGGCACCCACGTACGGCAGCCCGAGCGCGTCGAGCAGCCCGCGAAGCGCGCCGTCCTCACCGCTCGCGCCATGCAGGGCGGGCCACACCACGTCGGGACGGTGCTCGGCGAGGAACGGCAGCAGGGTGGCATCCGGCTCTCGCAGGGTCACGCGGTGTCCCTCCGAGGCGAGTCCGTCGGCGACCCTCCGGCCCGAGCGCAGCGAGACGTCGCGTTCGTGGGAGATGCCGCCGGCGAGGACGACGATGTCGAGTGCGGGTGCGTCGGGCATGGTCGTGTGGTTCTCCCGTCGGGTCAGGCGAGGTTGGATGGCGGGGTCGAGGTGCGGCGCACGCGATCGTCGAACTGCAGCGAGCCGGTGCCGGCGAAGGTGGTGAGCAGGTCGAGCTCGCCGCCGACGACGTTCGCGAGTCGTCGGACTCCGAGCCGGATGCTCTCGGGGGTCGGATAGCAGAACGACAGCCGGATGTTGTGGCGACCGCCCCCGTCGTCGAAGAACGCGGTACCGGGCGTGTAGGCGACGAGCTCACGCACGGCGCGGGGCAGCATCGCCTTGGAGTCGAGTTCCGGCGGCAGGTCGAGCCAGACGAAGAAGCCGCCGTTGGGATTGGTCCAGCTCAGCTCGGGCAGGTGGTCCTCGAGTGCCTCGAGCATCGCCTCCTTCCGCTCGCGGTAGAGCCCGCGGAAGGTGTCGATCTGCGTGCGCCAGTCGACCTGCTCGAGGTACTCGGCGATCACGAGCTGGCTGAAGACGCTCGGCGAGAGGATCGCCGACTCGTTCGCGAGGATCAGCTTCTCGCGGATGGCGTGCGGTGCGAGCGCCCACCCGACCCTGAACCCGGGAGCCAGCGTCTTGGAGAAGGACCCGAGGTAGATCACGCCGTCCTCGTCGAGCGAACGGATCGCATCCGGCG
This portion of the Agromyces rhizosphaerae genome encodes:
- a CDS encoding tyrosine-protein phosphatase, producing MRDLLWDGYVNCRDLGDLPTPASSTGYTARHRVARGPRRERLTARGWDQARMWGLRTVVDLRAECEVGPRDGDPSVDETVVSATVLRTPTEDQSDPEFMRRCLPILDSPEYWEHNWELQPELVGAAISAIASSGPGTLIHCSAGRDRTGMVSALLLGNAEVAPEAVVDDYAASVHAMASTPSHAAQPMSGWTGARIAGWVQERAPIVHATAADAPAILARLGVDPDTRESLRHLLLP
- a CDS encoding ParA family protein, whose protein sequence is MLAARAEQPSTVSRGTSAGAPLAEQLAEETRRRAALESQVLPKPDRTRVITISNQKGGVGKTTTAVNIAAALARTGSRVLVVDLDPQGNASTALGVEHQPGTASVYDALVNDASLEEVVQQTTEHDNLQCVPATIDLAGAEIELVSLVAREQRLQRALQAFLGSVDDHYDYVFIDCPPSLGLLTINAFVAASEVLIPIQCEYYALEGLSQLLRNIELIERHLNPALRVSTILLTMYDSRTNLAQQVAQDVRDHFPTQVLSTIIPRSVRVSEAPSYGQSVIAYDYSSTGSLSYREAAAEMAVRGAPVIERAN
- a CDS encoding ParB/RepB/Spo0J family partition protein, which codes for MATKRTGLGRGIGALIPTGDDAPREQRPVDVFFPGEAQATTGPASVDQSVPATDGLVSVPGARLVQLDPSSIVPNASQPRSVFDPDDLAELVHSVREFGVLQPIVVRPHPDTPGTYELVMGERRLRATKEAGLDTIPAVVKDTANDAMLRDALLENLHRSELNPLEEASAYQQLLADFGITQEELASRIGRSRPQISNTLRLLKLPEQVQVRVASGVLSAGHARAILSVGDPEGMERLAEKIVNEDLSVRAAEAAASTSPKPSRAKPSAGRRQHYLDEVAGRLGDRLNTRVKVSLGARKGQISIDFATIQDLNRILAELGDDDGFSANG
- a CDS encoding D-alanine--D-alanine ligase family protein is translated as MPDAPALDIVVLAGGISHERDVSLRSGRRVADGLASEGHRVTLREPDATLLPFLAEHRPDVVWPALHGASGEDGALRGLLDALGLPYVGARSNASGLAWQKPVAKTVVQAAGVATPDWITVTRDAFRELGASSVLDAVLHRLATPVVVKPASGGSAQGVSLVDERGSLPRALVDAFTYSELAIIERRIIGTEVSVSVVDTGDGPVALPLVEIEPISGDYSFEARYNAGETVFYTPARLEESLAATVADAGLAAHAVLGLRHISRVDFIVDEAGTPWFLEANVLPGLTETSLLPQAIDAAGLRPGTVYADLARKAMADGTD